Proteins encoded within one genomic window of Oncorhynchus keta strain PuntledgeMale-10-30-2019 chromosome 12, Oket_V2, whole genome shotgun sequence:
- the LOC118391692 gene encoding olfactory receptor 142-like, with product MENSSTVSSIILSAYFGMEDLKYLYFSIFLILYIAIVAENVIIIGVIYTEKTLHQPMYFLVCNLAANGLYGSTALLPALLKNVASHPSEVSLASCRTQIYCIHTYAIVEFTILGVMSYDRYVAICHPLRYHTIMSLTKVYKLVAFTWIYPLVAFLIFFIITLQLRFCDKTIDKLYCINYSLIKLSCTNTSVVNIIGLMSVVLYSVPQLVMIIYSYAHVLRVCALSSKESKLKALRTCTPHLFAIINYFVGCYFEILQSRFDTSHLPYRTQVFMSLYFLIFPPILNPAIYGLSIQAIRVKLLRLCYNKNRILSIQ from the coding sequence ATGGAAAATTCATCAACAGTATCATCCATAATACTGTCTGCATACTTTGGAATGGAGGACCTTAAGTATTTGTACTTCAGCATTTTCCTTATTTTGTACATTGCAATTGTTGCTGAAAATGTCATTATAATTGGAGTAATCTACACTGAGAAAACATTGCATCAACCAATGTATTTCCTGGTGTGTAACTTGGCAGCAAATGGTCTCTATGGTAGCACTGCGTTGCTGCCAGCACTGTTGAAAAATGTCGCTTCCCACCCTAGTGAGGTATCTCTAGCCAGCTGTCGAACACAGATCTATTGTATACATACATATGCTATTGTTGAATTTACAATTTTAGGAGTGATGTCTTATGATAGGTATGTTGCTATATGCCATCCACTGCGGTATCATACCATCATGTCTCTGACAAAAGTGTATAAACTTGTAGCATTCACCTGGATTTACCCTTTGGTAGCATTTCTCATCTTTTTCATTATAACTCTTCAACTGAGATTTTGTGATAAAACTATAGATAAATTGTACTGCATCAATTACTCACTTATAAAGCTCTCCTGTACAAATACGTCTGTTGTGAACATAATAGGATTAATGTCTGTGGTTTTGTATAGTGTACCACAGTTAGTTATGATAATTTACTCATACGCACATGTCCTGAGAGTCTGTGCATTATCTTCCAAAGAATCCAAACTCAAAGCACTGCGAACTTGCACTCCACACCTGTTTGCTATTATCAACTACTTTGTGGGTTGCTACTTTGAAATATTGCAAAGCCGATTTGACACAAGCCATTTACCATACAGAACTCAAGTGTTTATGTCACTTTACTTTTTGATATTCCCTCCCATTCTTAATCCAGCAATCTATGGGTTAAGTATTCAAGCCATAAGAGTGAAGCTGTTGAGACTTTGTTATAATAAGAATAGGATATTGTCAATACAGTAG